The following are from one region of the Rhodopirellula sp. P2 genome:
- a CDS encoding MBL fold metallo-hydrolase has translation MVDNIPILSHVHDGLTIEGYSRAAVQTCWRVNELKLLFDVGVQPWDFMGTPTMFISHAHLDHIAALPAYVSRRRMMKMDPPVIYLPDSAVDMAWKMLQTFRSLDRGAMPCELVGLLDGDETNIGREYVIRSMNVHHTIDALGFVVYQRRHKLKPEYLDLPGEKIRDLKIAGTEITTEQRVPVFAYTGDTSPKGLDNNPEFYESKILISELTFAAPEHRRSKIHKHGHMHVDDYRERADHFKNELIIGSHASTRYTDVQIRRFVKKALPGMLDDRLKLWI, from the coding sequence ATGGTCGATAACATTCCAATTCTCTCGCATGTCCACGATGGCTTGACGATCGAGGGCTATTCCCGCGCCGCGGTGCAAACCTGCTGGCGTGTCAATGAACTCAAGCTGCTCTTCGATGTCGGGGTCCAGCCCTGGGACTTCATGGGCACGCCGACGATGTTCATCTCGCACGCGCACCTGGATCACATTGCGGCCCTCCCCGCATACGTTTCCCGGCGACGGATGATGAAGATGGATCCGCCGGTCATCTACCTCCCCGACTCAGCGGTCGACATGGCGTGGAAGATGTTGCAAACCTTCCGCAGCCTCGATCGCGGTGCCATGCCCTGTGAATTGGTCGGACTACTCGACGGAGATGAAACCAACATCGGACGCGAATACGTCATCCGTTCCATGAACGTGCATCACACAATCGATGCACTGGGGTTCGTCGTCTACCAACGACGACACAAACTCAAGCCAGAGTACTTGGACCTACCAGGCGAAAAGATTCGTGACTTGAAGATCGCCGGCACCGAGATCACAACCGAGCAACGTGTGCCCGTGTTCGCTTACACGGGCGACACCTCACCGAAGGGTCTGGACAACAACCCCGAGTTCTACGAGTCCAAAATCTTGATCAGCGAACTCACGTTTGCTGCGCCCGAACATCGGCGATCCAAGATCCACAAGCACGGTCACATGCACGTGGACGACTACCGCGAACGAGCGGACCACTTCAAAAACGAATTGATCATCGGGTCTCACGCCAGCACGCGTTACACCGATGTCCAAATCCGACGCTTTGTCAAAAAAGCCTTGCCGGGCATGTTGGACGACCGGCTGAAACTTTGGATTTGA
- the ilvN gene encoding acetolactate synthase small subunit translates to MASPNQRHLLSALVQNVPGVLAHISGMLASRGYNIDSLAVGETEDTTLSRMTFVVVGDDQVLDQVRKQLEKIVTVVRVLDISSNDYVERDLLLVKVTAPAGGIRSEIRELVDIFRGQIVDVGEGEVMIEISGRANKVQAFIERINRYGIVELVRTGRIAMVRSGSQVTSSESAAETVQA, encoded by the coding sequence ATGGCCAGTCCCAACCAACGTCATTTGCTCTCGGCGCTCGTTCAAAACGTGCCCGGAGTGCTTGCACACATTTCCGGAATGCTCGCTTCCCGCGGCTACAACATTGATTCGTTGGCTGTCGGCGAAACCGAAGACACGACGCTTTCGCGAATGACGTTTGTCGTGGTCGGCGACGACCAAGTTCTCGATCAAGTCCGCAAACAACTCGAGAAAATCGTCACGGTCGTGCGAGTTCTCGACATCAGTTCCAATGATTATGTGGAACGCGACCTCTTGCTGGTCAAGGTCACCGCTCCTGCGGGAGGCATCCGCAGCGAAATTCGCGAATTGGTCGATATCTTCCGCGGACAAATCGTCGATGTCGGCGAAGGGGAAGTGATGATCGAAATCAGCGGCCGAGCCAACAAGGTCCAGGCTTTCATCGAACGAATCAATCGCTACGGCATCGTCGAATTGGTCCGCACGGGCCGCATCGCGATGGTTCGCAGTGGTTCGCAAGTCACTTCGAGTGAGTCCGCTGCAGAAACCGTCCAAGCCTAA
- a CDS encoding segregation and condensation protein A — protein sequence MSFRIDLPVYRGPIDLLLYLVRRQELSLTEMSLAKVVDQYIAHLDVLQELNLGEVGDFLELAATLVEMKSQAVLPKIEDETAEEAVEDTHEALVERLLQYKEIRDAAAVLDEMSARWQTRFERVADDLPNRRNDPADQPIVELEIWDLVSAFGRIMRESAGPPPTEVVYDDTPIHVYMQKIHKELAAQSRVPLVDLVPAGQHKSAYIGWFLAMLELTRHHGAAVDQNDLGEIEVVRTDRYSDNLNVNEVDNYGTDSIDNSNMPIRMR from the coding sequence ATGAGCTTTCGCATCGATTTGCCGGTCTATCGAGGGCCAATCGATCTGCTGCTGTACTTGGTTCGCCGCCAAGAATTGTCGCTGACGGAGATGTCGCTGGCCAAAGTGGTCGACCAATACATCGCGCACCTGGACGTGCTGCAGGAGCTCAATTTGGGCGAAGTGGGCGATTTCCTGGAACTGGCCGCCACCTTGGTGGAAATGAAAAGCCAGGCGGTCCTGCCCAAAATTGAGGACGAAACCGCAGAAGAGGCGGTCGAGGACACCCACGAAGCACTGGTCGAACGCCTGCTGCAGTACAAAGAAATTCGCGACGCGGCTGCGGTCCTGGACGAAATGTCCGCTCGCTGGCAGACCCGATTCGAACGCGTCGCCGACGACCTGCCAAACCGCCGAAACGATCCCGCCGATCAACCCATCGTCGAACTCGAAATCTGGGACTTGGTCAGTGCCTTTGGGCGGATCATGCGTGAATCCGCCGGCCCACCGCCCACCGAGGTCGTCTACGACGACACCCCCATTCACGTTTATATGCAAAAGATCCACAAAGAACTGGCGGCCCAATCCCGCGTTCCGCTGGTCGATTTGGTGCCCGCCGGGCAACACAAATCAGCCTACATCGGTTGGTTTCTGGCCATGCTGGAACTGACTCGACACCACGGTGCCGCAGTCGACCAAAACGATCTCGGTGAAATCGAAGTCGTGCGAACCGACCGCTACTCGGATAATTTGAACGTCAACGAAGTCGACAACTACGGCACCGACTCGATCGACAACAGCAACATGCCGATCCGGATGCGTTGA
- the ilvC gene encoding ketol-acid reductoisomerase, which yields MAATIYYENDADLSHLKGKTIAILGYGSQGHAQAQNLRDSGCDVIIGQRPGSANYDLAVSHGFKPMSIADATKAADVVNLLLPDEVQADIYRDSIRDNLSEGNVLMCSHGFNIHFGQIDPPKGIDVLLVAPKGPGHLVRSEYEKGGGVPALIALGEGASETTKQIGLAYAKGIGGTRGGVIETTFAEETETDLFGEQVVLCGGVSELVKAGFETLVEAGYQPEMAYFECMHELKLIVDLLYEGGLSYMRYSISNTAEYGDYVTGPRIITDETKAEMKKVLEEIQQGEFARKWISENRAGAPFFKATRRRERQHGVEQIGLGLRRMMNWIDEKEV from the coding sequence ATGGCAGCCACCATTTACTACGAAAACGACGCCGACTTGTCCCACTTGAAAGGCAAGACGATCGCGATCTTGGGTTACGGTTCGCAAGGACACGCCCAAGCTCAAAACCTGCGTGACAGCGGTTGCGATGTGATCATCGGCCAACGTCCCGGCAGTGCCAACTACGATCTGGCGGTCTCGCACGGTTTCAAGCCGATGTCGATCGCGGACGCCACCAAGGCGGCCGACGTCGTCAACCTGTTGCTTCCCGATGAAGTTCAAGCGGACATCTATCGCGATTCGATTCGCGACAACCTGTCCGAAGGCAACGTGTTGATGTGTTCACACGGCTTCAACATCCACTTTGGTCAAATCGATCCTCCAAAGGGCATCGATGTGTTGCTCGTCGCTCCCAAGGGCCCCGGCCACTTGGTCCGCAGCGAGTACGAAAAGGGCGGCGGCGTGCCGGCCTTGATCGCACTGGGCGAAGGTGCCTCTGAAACCACCAAGCAAATTGGTTTGGCATACGCCAAGGGCATCGGCGGAACCCGCGGTGGTGTCATCGAAACCACCTTCGCAGAAGAAACCGAAACCGACTTGTTCGGCGAACAGGTTGTCTTGTGCGGTGGTGTCAGCGAATTGGTGAAGGCCGGTTTCGAAACGTTGGTCGAAGCAGGTTACCAACCTGAAATGGCTTACTTCGAGTGCATGCACGAACTGAAGTTGATCGTCGATCTGTTGTACGAAGGTGGTCTGAGCTACATGCGTTACAGCATCAGCAACACCGCCGAGTACGGCGATTACGTCACCGGCCCACGGATCATCACCGATGAAACCAAAGCCGAAATGAAGAAGGTTCTCGAAGAGATCCAACAAGGCGAGTTCGCTCGCAAGTGGATCAGCGAAAACCGCGCTGGTGCTCCTTTCTTCAAGGCCACCCGTCGTCGCGAACGTCAGCACGGTGTCGAGCAAATCGGTCTCGGCCTTCGTCGCATGATGAACTGGATCGACGAAAAAGAAGTTTGA
- a CDS encoding DUF4254 domain-containing protein, with translation MGGPAEDPGRIPMVTGSVKDWTQSQIDCVRRWHDEPMANPHSGWLGWVCQQHAFNFKLWHEEDVARNPNVTDARIAEVKRSIDRLNQQRNDWIEKLDDAITESIQQSGVAIPEDAPINTETPGSAIDRLSIMSLRLFHYAEQLQRQDVGAEHRAKVEARWLLCQVQHADLSGSLQTLIDDIFAGRKRHKTYRQMKMYNDPSLNPEMSGS, from the coding sequence GTGGGCGGCCCCGCTGAAGATCCAGGCCGCATACCAATGGTCACCGGTTCGGTCAAAGACTGGACGCAATCGCAAATCGATTGCGTCCGCCGGTGGCACGATGAACCCATGGCCAACCCGCACTCGGGTTGGCTGGGATGGGTGTGCCAGCAACACGCTTTCAATTTTAAGTTGTGGCACGAAGAAGACGTCGCACGCAATCCAAACGTGACCGACGCTCGCATCGCCGAAGTCAAACGCTCCATCGATCGGCTGAATCAACAGCGAAACGATTGGATCGAAAAACTGGACGATGCGATCACGGAATCCATTCAGCAATCAGGCGTTGCGATTCCCGAAGACGCTCCGATCAACACCGAGACACCTGGCAGTGCGATCGATCGGCTGTCGATCATGTCGCTGCGTCTGTTTCACTACGCCGAGCAGTTGCAGCGGCAAGACGTGGGGGCGGAACATCGCGCCAAGGTGGAGGCGAGGTGGTTGCTTTGCCAGGTCCAGCACGCGGACCTTTCGGGATCGCTGCAAACGCTGATCGATGACATCTTCGCCGGCCGCAAACGCCACAAGACGTACCGGCAAATGAAGATGTACAACGACCCCAGTCTCAACCCCGAGATGTCGGGCTCGTAG
- the hemW gene encoding radical SAM family heme chaperone HemW encodes MTCVPPGGWPQPQSLYVHVPFCRHRCGYCNFSVIAGRDELQDQYLDAIERELTGISPSDTHRNELPLQTIFLGGGTPTRLSAARLQRLHRAIADAFPIADDAEITAEANPEDITPECLDALQAIGVNRISLGIQSFDADKLQCLERGHDQDTAFAAIEAAHQQVGNVSIDLIFGAPDESLATWQNDLSLAASSSISHVSTYALTFEKGTSFWSRRSRGDLSEADETLELQMYEAAQQQFSTDGWQQYEISSFARESFRCRHNLAYWAGRGWHAVGPGAARFVDGRREVNHRSTTTYLKRMLASGSATDETETITLEQYARELAAFGVRQLDGIDLSTIHDRTSIDLETSLAETLTKLQSMALVTHDNHHLQLTRRGILFADTVATALLSEPE; translated from the coding sequence ATGACGTGCGTTCCCCCAGGCGGCTGGCCTCAACCTCAGTCGCTGTATGTGCACGTTCCGTTCTGCCGACATCGTTGTGGTTACTGCAACTTCAGCGTGATCGCCGGCCGCGATGAGTTGCAGGACCAATACCTGGACGCCATCGAACGAGAACTCACGGGCATCTCGCCGAGTGACACACATCGAAATGAATTGCCCCTGCAAACAATCTTCTTGGGCGGTGGCACGCCAACGCGATTGTCAGCCGCACGTTTGCAACGCCTTCACCGCGCGATCGCCGATGCCTTTCCGATTGCAGACGATGCCGAAATCACCGCCGAAGCCAACCCCGAAGACATCACGCCCGAGTGCCTGGATGCCTTGCAAGCGATCGGTGTGAATCGAATCAGCCTGGGAATCCAGTCGTTCGATGCGGACAAACTGCAATGCTTGGAACGAGGCCATGACCAAGACACCGCGTTTGCCGCGATCGAAGCCGCTCACCAACAAGTTGGCAATGTCTCGATTGATCTGATCTTCGGTGCTCCCGACGAATCCCTCGCGACTTGGCAGAACGATCTGTCCCTAGCAGCTTCGTCCTCCATCTCACATGTCTCCACCTATGCCCTGACATTTGAAAAAGGCACCTCGTTCTGGTCGCGACGTTCACGCGGTGATCTGTCGGAAGCGGACGAGACGTTGGAACTGCAAATGTACGAAGCGGCTCAACAACAGTTCTCAACGGACGGTTGGCAGCAGTACGAGATCAGCAGCTTCGCGCGAGAGTCATTCAGGTGCCGACACAACCTGGCCTACTGGGCGGGACGTGGGTGGCATGCCGTTGGCCCCGGTGCCGCTCGCTTCGTTGACGGCCGACGCGAAGTCAACCATCGCAGCACAACGACGTACCTCAAACGCATGCTTGCAAGCGGAAGTGCAACCGATGAAACGGAGACGATCACGCTGGAACAGTACGCTCGAGAACTGGCCGCGTTTGGTGTGCGACAACTTGACGGGATCGACCTTTCCACGATTCACGACCGCACCTCGATCGATCTGGAAACGTCGCTTGCCGAGACGCTGACCAAGCTGCAATCCATGGCATTGGTCACGCACGACAATCACCACCTTCAGCTCACCCGCCGCGGCATCTTGTTTGCTGACACCGTCGCAACCGCTCTGCTGTCCGAGCCAGAGTAG
- a CDS encoding DUF1553 domain-containing protein, with translation MFVSFRNLIPLLFICPAVTCTLVQAADDIDFNRDIRPILSDRCYFCHGPDEATREADLRLDVREDAAYVLESDELLDRIQSDDPDLLMPPPHANLELTNEQKEMLKRWIDEGAPYAAHWSFEKLPLAVEVPSVKQADWPKQTIDPFVLAKIEAAGQQPNPEADPLRWLRRVTLDLTGLPPSAESIRSFEQAVQKDRERAYEDAVDELLKSSAYGEHMSIAWLDVARYADSYGYQSDKLNTQWPYRDWVVRALNQNLPYDDFLTWQIAGDLLEEPTRDQQLATAFNRIHRLNNEGGAVFEEWRIENAADRVHTFSTAVMGLTLECARCHDHKYDPITARDFYSLSAFFNSIDESGVYDRTEKVPCPSMLLPTEEESAALEQARAELASSEQHYQAVLAATKERFKASEATSITADDIPDLRLALALDQGFDNAVKPVYHPSESDRSWAKMCDLVPVENCEIARLNPTLADDEKARLADKDDSKEAASNQPTGPIDRMALKLDGERGVTAHDIEPLDRWTPFTVVVTLNDPERSSERSLIVHHTRGTDCGYNGYDLTIQDGHLESRMARVWPGNAISVRTVEPISANQWHQVAATYDGSSQASGLKLFLNGQELETVTLRDEVKKSCNVVVDHGGDFVIGQRFRARGFAGGLIDDVRLYERNLTPLELQVLATGEARPADAATFASALDQDTREAFAKLRQARHQFVMAEEVIQEVPIMREMDEPRQTHLLLRGEYDAKTDETTRVQRTVLKAIPIPFPEDAPKDRLGLAQWITHPEHPLTARVAVNRLWGNFFADPLVRTPENFGLQGDLPTHPELLDWLARDFIDHDWDIQRMCRNIVLSATYRQDSRCTQDKFESDPTNRLLARGPSYRLAAEQIRDLALAASGLLNPEMGGPPVSPYQPGQDLWRESNGMSPAYQQSVGKALYRRSLYSVWKRTAPLPNMMVFDASTREVCTVKRSRTNTPLQALVLLNDEQFIEATRVLATNLVNDQDPDQRIENAFLKLAGRRPDATEREELVTLYQRELSFFEKAPESAQSYLSIGERELPREVSLPELAAMTSLCQVILNLDATIWKR, from the coding sequence ATGTTCGTTTCCTTTCGCAACCTGATCCCTTTGCTTTTCATTTGCCCGGCGGTGACCTGCACCCTCGTCCAGGCGGCCGACGACATTGATTTCAATCGCGACATCCGGCCGATTCTTTCGGACCGTTGCTACTTCTGCCACGGTCCCGATGAAGCCACCCGGGAAGCGGACCTGCGATTGGATGTTCGCGAAGATGCCGCGTACGTCTTGGAATCGGACGAGTTGTTGGACCGCATTCAAAGCGACGATCCCGATCTGCTGATGCCGCCGCCGCACGCGAATCTGGAACTGACCAACGAGCAGAAGGAAATGCTGAAGCGTTGGATCGACGAAGGAGCTCCCTACGCAGCGCACTGGTCGTTTGAAAAGCTTCCTCTCGCAGTGGAAGTGCCCTCGGTCAAACAGGCAGACTGGCCCAAGCAAACCATCGATCCATTTGTCCTGGCCAAGATCGAAGCGGCCGGGCAACAGCCCAACCCTGAAGCGGATCCGTTGCGTTGGTTGCGACGAGTCACGTTGGACTTGACCGGGTTGCCACCATCAGCGGAATCGATTCGAAGCTTTGAGCAAGCCGTCCAGAAAGATCGCGAAAGAGCGTATGAAGATGCGGTCGATGAGCTGCTGAAGTCCTCCGCGTACGGCGAACACATGTCGATCGCCTGGCTCGACGTCGCACGCTACGCCGATTCCTACGGCTACCAAAGCGACAAACTCAACACCCAGTGGCCTTATCGCGACTGGGTCGTTCGTGCCCTGAACCAGAACCTTCCTTACGACGATTTCTTGACCTGGCAAATCGCCGGTGACCTGTTGGAAGAACCAACGCGAGACCAGCAATTGGCGACCGCTTTCAATCGCATTCATCGTCTCAACAATGAAGGCGGCGCGGTCTTCGAAGAGTGGCGAATCGAGAACGCTGCCGATCGCGTTCACACCTTCAGCACCGCTGTGATGGGACTGACCTTGGAATGTGCCCGTTGCCACGATCACAAGTACGATCCGATCACCGCACGTGACTTCTATTCGCTCTCGGCGTTCTTCAATTCGATCGACGAAAGCGGTGTCTACGATCGCACCGAAAAAGTCCCCTGCCCATCGATGCTGCTTCCGACCGAAGAAGAATCCGCGGCACTCGAACAAGCTCGTGCAGAACTGGCCTCTTCAGAACAACATTACCAAGCGGTTCTTGCAGCTACCAAGGAACGTTTCAAGGCCAGCGAAGCGACTTCCATCACCGCCGACGACATCCCCGACCTCCGCCTCGCGTTGGCGCTGGACCAAGGATTCGACAACGCTGTCAAACCTGTCTATCACCCATCCGAGTCCGACCGGTCTTGGGCGAAGATGTGTGATTTGGTCCCCGTCGAAAATTGCGAGATCGCTCGGCTGAACCCAACGCTGGCCGATGACGAAAAAGCTCGCTTGGCGGACAAAGACGATTCCAAAGAAGCAGCGTCCAATCAACCCACCGGTCCGATCGACCGAATGGCATTGAAGCTGGACGGCGAACGCGGTGTGACCGCTCACGACATTGAACCGCTGGATCGTTGGACGCCTTTCACCGTTGTTGTCACGCTCAATGATCCCGAACGATCTTCGGAACGCAGCCTGATCGTCCATCACACGCGCGGAACGGACTGCGGCTACAACGGGTACGACCTGACGATCCAAGACGGTCACCTCGAATCTCGTATGGCTCGGGTTTGGCCGGGCAACGCCATCAGCGTTCGAACAGTGGAACCCATTTCAGCCAACCAATGGCATCAAGTCGCCGCAACCTACGACGGGTCGTCCCAAGCATCGGGGCTGAAACTCTTCCTCAACGGTCAAGAACTGGAGACGGTGACGCTGCGAGACGAAGTCAAAAAATCATGCAACGTCGTCGTCGACCATGGCGGAGACTTCGTGATCGGCCAGCGTTTCCGGGCTCGCGGATTCGCGGGCGGCTTGATCGATGACGTCCGACTGTACGAACGCAACCTGACGCCGCTTGAACTGCAAGTCTTGGCGACGGGCGAAGCTCGCCCCGCTGACGCCGCCACATTCGCGTCCGCGTTGGATCAAGACACACGCGAGGCGTTTGCCAAGCTTCGCCAGGCTCGGCATCAATTCGTGATGGCCGAAGAAGTCATCCAAGAAGTCCCCATCATGCGTGAGATGGACGAACCTCGCCAAACGCACCTGTTGCTCCGCGGGGAATACGATGCCAAGACCGACGAAACCACTCGCGTGCAACGAACGGTCTTGAAAGCCATCCCGATTCCGTTCCCTGAAGATGCTCCCAAAGATCGCCTGGGGCTGGCTCAATGGATCACGCATCCCGAACACCCGCTGACCGCTCGGGTTGCCGTCAACCGACTGTGGGGCAACTTCTTCGCCGACCCGTTGGTCCGCACGCCTGAGAACTTTGGTTTGCAAGGTGACCTGCCAACGCACCCTGAACTTCTCGATTGGTTGGCCCGCGACTTCATTGACCACGACTGGGACATCCAACGGATGTGCCGGAACATCGTGCTCTCCGCGACCTATCGCCAGGATTCCCGCTGCACGCAGGACAAATTCGAAAGCGACCCGACCAATCGTCTGCTCGCCCGGGGCCCATCATATCGACTCGCAGCCGAACAAATTCGCGACCTCGCACTGGCCGCCTCTGGGTTGCTGAACCCCGAGATGGGCGGCCCCCCGGTGTCACCCTACCAACCCGGCCAAGACCTGTGGCGTGAATCCAACGGGATGTCGCCTGCGTATCAACAATCGGTCGGCAAGGCGCTCTACCGACGGTCGCTGTATTCCGTTTGGAAACGCACCGCACCACTTCCCAACATGATGGTCTTCGATGCATCAACACGGGAAGTCTGCACCGTCAAACGCTCGCGAACGAACACGCCGTTGCAAGCACTCGTGCTGCTCAACGATGAACAGTTCATCGAAGCGACCCGCGTATTGGCGACCAACTTGGTGAACGACCAAGACCCTGACCAGAGAATTGAAAACGCGTTTCTGAAGCTGGCCGGACGTCGTCCGGATGCAACCGAACGAGAAGAACTTGTCACGCTTTATCAACGCGAACTCAGCTTCTTCGAGAAAGCCCCCGAGTCCGCCCAAAGCTACCTGTCCATCGGCGAACGAGAATTGCCCCGCGAAGTTTCCCTTCCTGAACTCGCCGCAATGACCTCGTTGTGCCAAGTCATCCTGAACTTGGACGCCACGATTTGGAAACGCTAA
- a CDS encoding AraC family transcriptional regulator, with amino-acid sequence MKKTLHRQAFFARLAPGQEILKLFDWMPDVSFFVKDREGRFMALNRRGCEYCGVLSEAEAIGKTDHDFFPKTRADEYREDDLQVMESKEAIINRIESAPEEAGSPRLVTTSKIPLKDRRGRVIGVAGFSRQVERMQSGSADSLEKVMQHIHAHYREDIPTGHLAEMAGLSASHFERRFRLAFGASPRQYLIRVRIENAARWLRETDERVTAIAQSCGFYDHAHFSRSFQRIMNMSPTQYRKRKQG; translated from the coding sequence ATGAAAAAGACACTCCATAGACAAGCGTTTTTCGCTCGCTTGGCTCCCGGTCAGGAGATTCTGAAGCTGTTTGATTGGATGCCCGACGTGTCGTTCTTCGTCAAAGATCGCGAGGGCAGGTTCATGGCACTGAATCGTCGTGGCTGCGAATACTGTGGGGTGCTGTCCGAGGCGGAGGCGATCGGGAAGACCGATCACGACTTCTTTCCCAAGACGCGGGCGGACGAGTACCGCGAAGACGATTTGCAGGTGATGGAGTCGAAGGAAGCGATCATCAACCGAATCGAAAGTGCACCTGAAGAAGCCGGTTCCCCGCGGTTGGTCACGACCAGCAAGATTCCGCTGAAGGATCGTCGTGGACGAGTGATCGGTGTGGCTGGTTTTTCGCGACAAGTCGAGCGGATGCAATCGGGCAGCGCAGACTCCTTGGAGAAGGTGATGCAGCACATCCACGCTCACTACCGTGAAGACATTCCGACCGGGCACTTGGCCGAGATGGCGGGGTTGTCAGCGAGTCATTTTGAGCGGCGGTTTCGATTGGCGTTTGGTGCCTCGCCGCGACAGTATTTGATTCGCGTCCGAATTGAGAACGCGGCGCGTTGGTTGCGAGAAACGGACGAGCGTGTGACCGCGATCGCCCAGAGTTGCGGCTTCTATGACCACGCTCATTTCAGTCGCAGCTTTCAACGCATCATGAACATGTCGCCGACGCAGTATCGAAAACGCAAACAGGGCTGA